One window of the Mycobacterium sp. SVM_VP21 genome contains the following:
- a CDS encoding AMP-binding protein, protein MATAVPAAQDALSYARGGAQPALLETTIGANLATIANAFADRDALVDVPSGRRWNYAELLADVRRLATGLLHAGIGTGDRVGIWAPNCAEWVLTQYATAEIGAILVNVNPAYRSHELAYALNQSGVAMVISASRFKTSDYVGMLGEVAPECPDLREVVFIGGSRWQQLADTPIDATALSQVAETLHAQDPINIQYTSGTTGYPKGATLSHRNILNNGYLVGELLGYTEADRICLPVPLYHCFGLVMGSLAATSHGAAIVLPGPGFDPAATLRAVRDEACTSLYGVPTMFIAELGLPDFADYDLASLRTGIMAGSPCPAEVMRRVIGDMHMTGVAICYGMTETSPVSTQTRSEDSLEQRVETVGQVGPHLEIKLTDPATGAMVPRGEVGELCTRGYSVMTGYWNDPDKTAAAIDADGWMHTGDLAVMDGDGYVRITGRIKDMVIRGGENIYPREIEEFLYTHPDILDAQVIGVPDETYGEELMAVVMMRDGAPPLTVERLREFCTGRLAHFKVPRYVRVVTAFPMTVTGKVRKDEMRQQAIEHLSGG, encoded by the coding sequence ATGGCAACTGCGGTACCCGCGGCACAGGACGCCTTGTCCTACGCCCGCGGCGGGGCCCAGCCCGCCCTGTTGGAGACGACGATTGGCGCGAATCTAGCGACGATCGCCAACGCGTTCGCCGATCGCGACGCGTTGGTCGACGTTCCGTCGGGTCGGCGGTGGAACTACGCTGAGCTCTTAGCCGATGTGCGCCGGCTGGCAACCGGGCTGCTGCATGCTGGCATCGGCACGGGGGATCGGGTGGGAATCTGGGCGCCCAACTGTGCCGAATGGGTGTTGACCCAGTACGCCACCGCCGAGATCGGCGCGATTTTGGTCAACGTCAATCCGGCGTACCGCTCCCACGAATTGGCCTATGCGCTCAACCAGTCCGGGGTCGCGATGGTCATCTCGGCTTCGCGTTTCAAGACCTCCGACTACGTCGGCATGCTGGGGGAGGTGGCTCCCGAATGCCCGGATTTGCGCGAGGTGGTGTTCATCGGCGGTTCCCGGTGGCAGCAGCTGGCCGACACGCCGATCGATGCGACAGCACTGTCGCAGGTGGCCGAGACACTGCATGCCCAGGACCCGATCAATATCCAATACACCTCGGGCACAACCGGTTACCCCAAGGGCGCGACGCTGAGTCATCGCAATATCCTCAACAACGGCTATCTGGTCGGTGAGCTGCTCGGCTACACCGAGGCGGATCGGATCTGCCTTCCCGTGCCGCTGTATCACTGCTTCGGTCTGGTGATGGGGAGCCTGGCGGCGACCAGTCACGGCGCGGCCATCGTGTTGCCGGGCCCCGGCTTCGATCCGGCGGCCACGCTGCGAGCGGTGCGCGATGAGGCGTGCACCAGCCTCTATGGGGTGCCGACCATGTTCATCGCCGAGCTCGGTCTACCCGACTTCGCCGACTACGACCTCGCCAGCCTGCGCACCGGAATCATGGCGGGATCGCCGTGCCCGGCCGAGGTGATGCGACGAGTCATCGGCGACATGCACATGACCGGGGTCGCGATCTGCTACGGCATGACCGAGACCTCCCCAGTCTCGACCCAAACCCGCAGCGAGGACTCGCTGGAGCAGCGAGTGGAGACCGTTGGGCAGGTCGGTCCGCATCTGGAGATCAAGCTGACGGACCCGGCCACCGGCGCGATGGTGCCGCGCGGAGAGGTCGGCGAGCTGTGCACTCGCGGCTATTCGGTGATGACCGGCTACTGGAACGACCCGGACAAGACCGCGGCGGCCATCGACGCGGACGGCTGGATGCACACCGGCGATCTGGCCGTGATGGACGGCGACGGCTACGTGCGCATCACCGGGCGGATCAAGGACATGGTGATCCGCGGCGGGGAGAACATCTACCCGCGCGAGATCGAGGAATTTCTCTACACCCACCCTGACATCCTCGACGCCCAGGTCATCGGCGTGCCCGACGAAACGTACGGTGAGGAGCTGATGGCGGTGGTGATGATGCGCGACGGGGCGCCGCCGTTGACCGTGGAGCGGCTGCGGGAATTCTGCACCGGCCGGCTCGCGCACTTCAAGGTGCCGCGCTACGTGCGGGTCGTGACCGCGTTTCCGATGACAGTCACCGGCAAGGTCCGCAAGGACGAGATGCGCCAGCAGGCGATCGAGCATTTGAGCGGCGGCTGA
- a CDS encoding CoA transferase subunit A, producing MDKVVATAAEAVADVTDGASLAVGGFGLCGIPEALIEALLQLGVTDLETVSNNCGVDGVGLGVLLEHKRIRRTVSSYVGENKEFARQFLSGELEVELTPQGTLAERLRAGGAGIPAFYTPTGVGTQVADGGLPWRYDGAGGVAVASPPKETREFDGRTYVLERAIRTDFALVHAWKGDRHGNLVYREAAANFNPDCAAAGRITIAEVEHLVEPGEICPAEVHTQGVFVHRVVHVPNPIKRIERETVRS from the coding sequence ATAGACAAGGTCGTGGCGACGGCGGCAGAGGCCGTGGCCGACGTGACCGACGGCGCGTCACTGGCGGTAGGCGGGTTCGGACTCTGCGGCATCCCGGAGGCGTTGATCGAGGCCCTGCTGCAGCTCGGGGTGACCGATCTGGAGACGGTGTCCAACAACTGCGGTGTCGACGGCGTCGGCCTGGGAGTGCTGTTGGAGCACAAGCGCATCCGCCGCACCGTCAGCTCCTATGTGGGCGAGAACAAGGAATTCGCCCGCCAGTTCCTGTCCGGCGAACTCGAGGTGGAGCTGACCCCGCAGGGGACCCTGGCCGAGCGGCTGCGTGCCGGCGGCGCCGGCATCCCGGCGTTCTATACCCCGACCGGTGTGGGTACCCAGGTTGCCGACGGCGGTTTGCCGTGGCGCTACGACGGCGCCGGCGGGGTGGCGGTCGCCTCGCCGCCGAAAGAGACCCGGGAGTTCGACGGCCGAACCTATGTCTTGGAGCGGGCGATCCGCACGGACTTCGCGCTGGTGCACGCTTGGAAGGGTGACCGGCACGGCAACCTCGTCTATCGCGAGGCCGCCGCCAACTTCAACCCGGACTGCGCTGCGGCAGGCCGGATCACCATCGCCGAGGTTGAGCACCTGGTCGAGCCCGGCGAGATCTGCCCCGCCGAGGTGCACACCCAGGGAGTCTTCGTGCACCGAGTGGTGCACGTGCCCAATCCGATTAAGCGAATCGAGCGGGAGACGGTGCGTTCGTGA